The Mytilus galloprovincialis chromosome 4, xbMytGall1.hap1.1, whole genome shotgun sequence genome contains a region encoding:
- the LOC143072784 gene encoding universal stress protein in QAH/OAS sulfhydrylase 3'region-like, producing MAEEKKVVVIASDGSDHAKLALQKFATEFYKPGNFAVVVYCATYTEISYGSVALIPGDPALVQRIVESEEVKCTEMVKKLSKDLVDLKIEGEVVRVNGEPGQAILEKAKDLKAIYIVVGSRGLGKIRRTIMGSVSDYLVHHAHIPVVVCKSEHHHHHGNDKHS from the exons ATGGCCGAAGAGAAAAAGGTGGTGGTTATAGCAAGTGATGGTAGTGATCATGCCAAATTGGCATTGCAAA AGTTTGCAACAGAATTCTACAAGCCTGGTAATTTTGCAGTCGTTGTGTATTGTGCTACGTACACCGAAATCAGTTATGGAT CTGTTGCACTGATACCAGGGGATCCAGCTCTTGTTCAAAGGATAGTGGAATCAGAGGAGGTAAAATGCACAGAAATGGTGAAAAAATTAAGTAAAGATTTAGTCGACTTGAAG ATAGAAGGCGAGGTTGTGAGAGTAAACGGAGAACCAGGCCAGGCTATTCTAGAAAAAGCAAAAGATCTAAAAGCAATATACATCGTAGTAGGATCACGTGGTTTAGGGAAAATCAGGAGAACTATTATGGGCAGTGTCAGTGACTATCTCGTGCATCATGCACACATTCCTGTAGTTGTCTGCAAATCAGAACATCACCATCATCATGGAAATGATAAGCATTCTTAA